CCGGGACAGTCCTCTTTGAAGTCAGCCAATGATCGCCAGTTGACTCTCTTCTTCCCCTCAACGGCGCCGAGCACCAGATGCTCAGGGGTACTCGGGTTCGGGCGGTAGTAGACGTTGTGATCGGACCGGGTGACCATGGCCGTGGCCTTGTCCTTGCCGAAAGCGACCTGCTCCGGCCAAGCCACCACTCCCGCATCAACAAGCGCCTTCCCGCTGCTGCCGGAGATGACATTGTTCACGACCTCGTTGTCGTAGGTGTCCCACAGCCAGCCGGGCATGGTCGCTCTGGCATCGTAGCTCGCGCGGCTGATCTTCCGGTCCGGGTTGTTCTGCCTGTCGTTGTCCATGATCCTCACGTTCAGGCCATTGTCTACGATCGTGTTGTTGTATACCCGGATCCTCATCCCTCCGGAGATCCGAACGCCAATGGTATTGCCGTACACAGTGTTGAAGGCGAAGACGTTGTCCAGCGAAATCTCATTGTAGAGACCAACGCCCTTGTTATGGCGTGAGATGTTGTCATAGACCAGGGCCCCGCTCACGTTGATGTCAATCCACAGGCCGGTGGCGTCGTTGTGTTCCAGGATGTTGTGGCGGAAGGTCAGGCGTTTGGTATCCAAATTCGTGACCTTGATCCCTGCGGCATCCCAGGATTTGCTGAAATGCTCCTGGTTGTTGTGCGAGAAGACACAGTTTTCGATCAGCACATCGGGCGACGCGCTCATGCCCATGCCGCTGTTGGCGTTGCATGAAAACACGCAGCCGCGGATCACGGAGTTGGCCGCCCTATGCAGCGCGAAGCCATAGCCCCCATTCCGGACGAAAGCACAGCCTTCCACCGTCCGGCGCGGCCCCCGCAAGGACGCGCCCTGCGTGGCGTAATGCATGAAGCCGATGCCGCGAAGCGTCAGATAGGCCGGGCCGTCATCGTTGGTGGCAAGGCCCCTTCTATAGACAGTCGCTTCCACTTTCTTCCCTTCCGGGTTGTCGCCCAGCCAGAGCTTCTTGTTCGTTGCGTCGACACAGAACGTCCCGGGGGCGACTTCCGCAACCGACGCCACCTGGGCGAGCGGGGCGTTGTCAACAAACACCATGTCGCCATACCCGGCGAGCGGGTACTCAGGGACAACAAACAGGCTGTCGGAGGGGTAGATGACAAACGAATGCTCCCAGCCGTCCTTGACCCACTTGTCGCCTTCGGTGCGCCATTCGGCCGCCGGGATCACTCGGCTTCCCTTGAACCAGACCTGCTCATTGCCCTCCCTGCTGCGGTACGGTTGTATGGTGAGACTCTTCCTGATGGTCAAGTCACCCGTCCGGTATTCGCCGCCCCTCAAGACCAGGATGGAACCGTCGTCCGCCGTGGCCAGCGCATGCTTGATGTTCCAGGGGCGTTCGAGGCTGTTTTCGGCGCTCGCCGTGCCCTCGGGCGAAACGTAATACACTCTCCCCTCGGTTGGGTACTCGATGTTCGGCAAGGTAAAGCTGAGCGGAGGGGAGGCACCGGCCCCCGGCGTGCGCGATACCGCACCTTGCCCGATCGCGGCCCCGGCCAGGTCTGGTTGGGCATGCGCGAATGCCGACAGACTCACGGCGAAAAGGCCCAAGAGGACGATGGCCAGCGCGGCTTCATGCACGCCGCCAACGCCTTTGACATCGGTCAACTTCGCCATCAGACATCCTCCGCAGCCGAGTGACCTCGGAACACTTCTACTGCCGCCGGGATCAGGATGACGCCGGACAACTCCCCGTGCACGTGCACAGCGCGATTGCCGGCACCGTGAAGTGCTACGCGGGAGTCATGCCGGAGGCGCTCCGGGACGCGCAGGCCCGTCTTCCCTTCGGGAAGGCGATCAGGGACGTCACATGTCCGTCACACGGCCCTGACGAAGGTGTTGCGGCGCCTGAGAGGCCCAGGATCGTAAAACTTCATACAGTAACCGGTTAGGTGGTGGGCGAGGAGGGGATCGAACCCTCACGGCCCGCGGGCGGGCCACTGGATTTTAAGTCCAGAGCGTCTGCCGATTCCGCCACTCGCCCGGCTTGCCGTGCGACCACACGGCCCGTCATTCCAGGGCGTTCCGTGTCCGGCGCAGGTGCGACGGGCCCGTCAGTCGAACGTCGTCTCTGCACTCCGCAGGGGCTCCTGCATGCCGGCGGCCCGGTGCGACTTCCTGTGCAGGCGGAGGTCCACGACCGTCTTGAGGACGATGAGGACGACCAGCAGGCCCACGGACGAGCCCAGCGCCACCACCAAGAACGCGCCCGCCAGGATGGTCACATGCATCAGCATGATGCGCCCGTAGGGCCGAATCATGGCCTCGGCGATGTTCAGCGTCCTGTACTCGCCGCCCTGCAGGTAGTTCTGAATGAACGAGATCCCGTGGCTGACGAACAGCCCGAACAGCGGCCAGGCGATCCCCGGCGGCAGGTTCCGCCACAGGTGAGCGAAGGGGCCGCCGTGCATGAAGGGACCGTCCCGCCCGATCCCGAGGAGTGTGACCAGGAACACGCCGTGGACCAGGCAGAACATGCCGAAGTGCACGCAGAAGAAGGGGATGGCGAACAGCTTCCCCAGGTGGTGCGCCGGTTCGTCGGCCGAAAGGAAGGCCATCCTCAGCACGGTGTAGAAGCCCACGACGAGGTTCTCGGCCCAGTACAGCAGCACGACGGCGCGGGCGTCCCAGTCCAGCGCCAGCACGCCCGCCAGGGGGACGAGGTTCACGACGATCAGTGCCGCGGCCGACAGCCTGCCCCCCGCCGGTCCGGCGCCTGCTGCATCTGCCGCCTCGCTGTGGGGTCCATCGGCCATGAGGGTCCTCCTTTCTGCTGTCCGGCCGGGAGCCTACCCGGTGCGGGGGCAGGGAGTCAAGGTGCACAGCCCGGCCGCGGGGCGGTCACGGCAGGATGAGGAGCCACATCGGGATGGTCAGCACGGCGGTGATCGTGCTCACCACCAGCAGGCCGGCGATGAGGTCTCCGTCGGCGTTCATCTCGCGGCCCAGCACGTAGGACGTGACGGCCAGGGGGCTGCCCATCAGCAGCACCGTGGTGCCGACGGCCGCCCCGGGCATGCCCGGGAAGAGCAGCCGACACCCCAGGAGGGCCACCAGGGGCATCAGGAGCAGCTTCCCGGCTGAGCAGGCGGCCATCAGGAACATGTGCCCGTGCACGTAGCGCAGGCGCAGGGAGGCCCCGACGGCGATCAGCGCCAGAGGCAGCGACATGCTCTCGAGCATCCGCAGCGTCCGCACGCCGATGTCGACGGCCGCCGAGAGCAGGACCGACCGGCCCACCAGGTCTGCCAGTGCGAACTGCTGCACGGCGCCCGAGACCAGAACGCCCACGAGCGCGGCGATGATGCTCGGGTTCAGAAGGGCGGCGCGCAGAGCCCGCCACCGCCACCGGGCGCCGGCCTGACCGCCCGCCAGGAGCGAGACGCTGAGCACCACCATCAGCGGGAACATGAACGCGTTGACGATGGCCGCGTAGCGCAGCCCCTCGCTGCCGTACGCGCTCCGGGCCAGGGGGATGCCCAGGTAGGCCGTGTTGGCGAAGAACGTGCTGAGCAGCACCGGTCCGCGCAGCCCGGCGGCCAGCCGCGACGTGAACGGCCGGAAGACCGCCAGCACCCCCGCAATGGCCAGGACGGACGTCACCACAACGCCCGGCACGAACAGCTCGCGAAAGCCCGAGGACGCCACGTGCAGGAAGATGATGGCGGGCAGGGCGAACAGGTAGACGAAGCGCGAGAGGAAGGCGTGGCTCGTGTCGTCGATGAACCCGACGCGCCGCAGCAGCGCCCCCAGCCCGATCATGGCGAACACGGGCAGGCAGATCGTCAGCACTTCGAGCATGCCTGTCCGTTCCCGTCCTCGGGCATCCGCAGCGGGAGCGCCGAGCCGAAGTGGCGGCGCAACACGGCGCACAGCATAGCGCATGCCCGCCCGGGGCGCCAATGCCCGGACGCCCCCGCGCCATACCCGGTCGGCTACTCCCCGACGGCTCCCAGGGGGACCGTGCGCAGTGCCTCCCGTGCGTCCGTGATGCCGGCCCGCACGTAGGCGGCCGCCCGGTCACGCATGGTGACCAGGCCGCTCTCGGCCGCTACGTTCCGGAACTCTGAGGCCGGCGCGCCCTTCAGGATCAGTTCGCGTGCGACCGCTCCGAACGGCAGCACCTCGAACGCGCCGACGCGGCCGCGGTAGCCCGAGTAGTCGCATTCGGCGCAGGCGGCGGGTTCGTAGGCCTCCAGCCCGGGCTCCAGCCCGAGCAGCCGGGCTTCCTTCTCAAGCACTTCCGCCGGCCGGCGGCACGCCTCGCACAGCCTGCGCATCAGTCGCTGGGCGACGACCAGGCGCAGGTTCGAGGCCAGCACGTAGGCAGGCGCGCCCATGTGCAGCAGCCGCACCGGGGCCGAGGGGGCGTCGTCCGCCTGCATGGCCGCCAGTGTGAGGGCGCCGCTCAGTGCGCTCTGCATGGCGATGTGCAGCGTGTCGGTGTCGCGGATCTCCCCGACGACCAGCACGTCGGGGTCGTGCCGCAGCACGGACCGCAGGACGTTGCCCGCCGTCATCTTGGTGGGCCCGTGCAGCTCGATCTGGGTGACGTTGGCGAACTTGTGTTCGGCCGGGTCCTCGATCGTGATCACGTGGCGGTCGATGCGGTCGATCTCCCGCAGGGCGGCATAGAGCGTGGTCGTCTTGCCCGCGCCGGTGGGGCCGGTGACGAGGACCAGGCCCTCGGGGCGGTTCACGGCGTCGAGGAGCATGTCCAACTGCTCCTCGGACAGCCCGAGTGCGTCGAGCCGGCCGGGGCGGTCGCCTTCGCCCAGCAGGCGCAGCGATACGTGCTCGCCCAGAACCGTGGGAACGGAGGCCACGCGGATGTCGCGATGCTTCAGCGAGGGCGTCTCCCATTCGAAGTGGCCGTCCTGCGCGGCGCGCTGCTCGGCGATGTCCATGCCGGCCTCGACCTTGATGCGGTTGACCAGGCCGCGGTAGTGCTCCGGCTCCAGCTTCGGCCCCATGGCCATGATGCCGTCGACCCGGTAGCGCACGTGGCAGGGATCGCCCGGCTGCAGGTGGATGTCAGAGGCGCGCAGCCGATCGGCTTCCTCGAGCATGTTGGCCAGGAAGGCCGAACCCGTCGACGCCCCCGATTCCTGCACCGATATGGTGCCGTAAAGGAAGCGGATGGCGCTCATCACGTCCCGCATGGGAGCGTAGTGCAGTTGCACGGGGTGTCCGAACTCCTTGCGCAGCGTGTCGAGCGTCTGGCGTCCGTGCCACCGCGACGTGGCCAGGTGCACGGTGTCGGTCCCCGGGTCGAACCGGAACGGGGCGATCCGCAGCTCCTGCGCGATGCCCCGGGGCAGGGCGGCAACAAGGTCGTGGTCGATCTGAATGTGCCGCAGGTCGTAGAACATCGGCAGACTGCGCAGGCGCTTCAGGTCTTCACCGGACGGGGCCGACAGGTCGACGGCGGCCTCGTGCGAGAAGTCCGTCGATCCGTCCCGGCGGCACCAGGACGCGCTGCCGTGCACCCGGGCGGGTTCACTCAGGCCGAAGCCGCTCACGATCAGCTCCAGGCGGGCATGGGCCTCCAGCTGCTCGTTGACGGCGATGCGCGCGCTGCTGGTGCTGATGTCCAGAATGGCCGCCCGGCGCTCCTTGCCGTGCCCTCCGCTTCCGCCCAGGACGCGATAGGTACACCCGGTTTCGTTCGCCTCTCGCTTGGCGACGGTCCGCTTCGAGCCTTCGTCTTTCTTGCGCTTACTCATCTTTCCCCCTCGGCGCAGAAGTACAGTAGTGTCCTCGAACCCTTCGCTGTGGCCTCAGCCGGCCAGAACGCCCCCCGATCGGCTCGTGATTGCCCGCGTTGATGCGCGCGCGCGCGTGCGCCCCCGGCCCGCCGCGGCCCGGACGCCCCACACCTTCGATGCTACCGGGCCTGCCCTGCGAGGTCAAGTCGTTCCGGCCCGTCGGCGGCCGTCGTCAGGGGGTGCGGAGGTGGTGGTCCGTGGCGCTCTGGAAGGCGTGGGCGGCGCGCAGAAGGGTGGCATCGGCCCAGTGCGTGGCCATCAGTTGCACGCCGATGGGCAGGCCCGACCGGGTGAAGCCGCACGGCACCGAGATGCCGCAGATGCCGGCCAGGTTGCAGGGGATGGTGAAGATATCGCTCATGTACATCGCCAGCGGGTCGGCGGCCCTCTCGCCGGTGTGGAACGCCCTCTGCGGGGCCGTGGGGCCGAGGACGACGTCGACCTGCTCGAAGGCGCGGTCGAAGTCCTCCTTGATGAGGCGGCGCACGCGGGCGGCCTTCAGGAAGTAGGCGTCGTAGTAGCCGGCGCTCAGCGCGTAGGTGCCCAGCATGATGCGGCGCTTGACCTCGTCGCCGAAACCCTCCTCGCGCGTCTTCGCGTACATGTCGACCATGTCGGAGAAGCCGGCGCTGCGGTGGCCGTACTTGACGCCGTCGAAGCGGGCCAGGTTCGAGCTGGCCTCGGCGGTGGCCAGCACGTAGTAGGTGGCCAGGGCGTAGCTGGACAGCAGCCCGTCCTGGGCGTCGATGCGGCTGTGGGGCAGGGAGATGTCGACGAACCGGACGCCGAGCGTCTCGAACGTGCGGCGCGCCTCGTCGACGGCGGCCGAGACCTCGGGGTCCATGCCCTCGGAGAGGAAGAACTCGCGCGGCAGGCCGAACGTCATGCCGTCGACGCCCGCGTCGATCTGCGCCAGGTAGTCGTCCGGCTCCGTGCGGGCGCAGGTCGAGTCGCGCTCGTCCGGCGCGGCGATGGCCTGCAGCAGCAGGGCGGCGTCGCGGGCCGTGCGTGCGAACGGGCCGACCTGATCCAGCGAACTGGCGAAGGCGATCACCCCGTAGCGGCTGACGCGTCCATACGTGGGCTTCAGTCCGACGACGCCGCAGAGGGCGGCCGGCTGGCGGATGGAGCCGCCCGTGTCGCTGCCGAGCGCCAGCGGCGCCATGCCGGCGGCCACGGCCGCGGCACTGCCCCCGCTGGAGCCGCCCGGGATGCGGGCGGGGTCCCAGGGGTTCTTCGTGATCTTGAACGCGCTGTTCTCGGTCGAGGACCCCATGGCGAACTCGTCCATGTTGGCCTTGCCGATGATCACCGCGTCCTCGGCCAGCAGCCGTTCGACGACGTGCGCGTCGTAGGGCGGGACGAAGCCGGCCAGCATCTTCGCCCCGCACGTCGTGCGGACCCCGCGCGTGCAGATGTTGTCCTTGAGGGCGACCGGCACGCCGGCGAGCATGCCGAGCGGGGCGCCGGCCGCGCGGCGTGCGTCCAGCGTGCGCGCACGCTCCCGGGCCTGCTCGTCCAGGACGGTCAGGAACGCGTCCACCCGGGGCTCGCGTTCGGCGATCCGATCCAGATGCTCGCGGACGATGTCCTCGGCGCTGCGCGCGCCGCTGGCGAACTGCTCGCGCAGCAGAGACGCGGTCGGCAGGGTGTCCTTCATGTCGCCCCCCGGCTGAGGTCGTGGAGTCGGGCCCGGCGCTCGGCGCGCGCCTCTACGCGTACAGATGGTCCACCAGGGGCAGGGCGATCTTCTGGCCGGTCAGCACGGACAGCTTGGCGGCCTCGACGACTTCCTGCGCGTTGTGCGACACCTCGGGGCTGCACGGGCCCTCGATGGGCTCGCCGGTGCGCACGGAGTGGATGAAGAACTCCGGCCCGTTGCGGCGGGGCGCCTGCAGGGGCGCCGGCTCGATCACGCGCCCGTCCGGCTCGGCCTTGCTGTAGCGCGTCACCGCGCTGCGGCCGGCGATCAGCACCGCCTCGGTTCCGTAGAGGATCACGTCGTGCGGCGGCTTGTACGGGATCGGCTCCGTCCAGGTCGTCTCGATCACCGCGTTGGCGTCGTGGTACTCCAGCGCGACGACCGCGTTGTCGTCCACGGCGATGTACTGCTTGACCAGCCGCCCGGCGATGGCGATGACGGCCGTGGGCCGCCCGATGAAGAGCCGCGCCAGGTTGGCGCCGTAGCCCAGGTAATCGACCAGCGCCCCGCCGCCGTTCTCGAACGGGTCGTAGAGCCATTCGTAGAAGTGCGGATCGCAGCCGAACTCCTTGGGGCCGCAGTGGCCGCCGCGCCACTTCATCTGCCAGACGCGGCCGATGTCGCCCTGGCGCACGAGGTCCAGCGCGCACAGGATCACCGGGCTCCAGGCGATGGGCCAGTTGATCATCAGTTGCACGCCCGCCTTGCGCGCCGCCACCAGCATGCGGTCGGCCACGGCCAGGTCGCTGGCCATCGGCTTCTCGCTCATGATGTGCAGGCCGCGCTCGGCCGCCATCTCCACCAGGTCGCCGCGCCCGCGGTTCGTGCCGTAGACGAGAACGGCGTCCATCGGCTGCGTGTCCAGCAGTTCCTCGTAGTCGTCTGTTGCGAACTCGGCGCCCGTCTG
The Candidatus Brocadiaceae bacterium genome window above contains:
- a CDS encoding type II/IV secretion system protein codes for the protein MSKRKKDEGSKRTVAKREANETGCTYRVLGGSGGHGKERRAAILDISTSSARIAVNEQLEAHARLELIVSGFGLSEPARVHGSASWCRRDGSTDFSHEAAVDLSAPSGEDLKRLRSLPMFYDLRHIQIDHDLVAALPRGIAQELRIAPFRFDPGTDTVHLATSRWHGRQTLDTLRKEFGHPVQLHYAPMRDVMSAIRFLYGTISVQESGASTGSAFLANMLEEADRLRASDIHLQPGDPCHVRYRVDGIMAMGPKLEPEHYRGLVNRIKVEAGMDIAEQRAAQDGHFEWETPSLKHRDIRVASVPTVLGEHVSLRLLGEGDRPGRLDALGLSEEQLDMLLDAVNRPEGLVLVTGPTGAGKTTTLYAALREIDRIDRHVITIEDPAEHKFANVTQIELHGPTKMTAGNVLRSVLRHDPDVLVVGEIRDTDTLHIAMQSALSGALTLAAMQADDAPSAPVRLLHMGAPAYVLASNLRLVVAQRLMRRLCEACRRPAEVLEKEARLLGLEPGLEAYEPAACAECDYSGYRGRVGAFEVLPFGAVARELILKGAPASEFRNVAAESGLVTMRDRAAAYVRAGITDAREALRTVPLGAVGE
- a CDS encoding Gfo/Idh/MocA family oxidoreductase — translated: MADRVKVGVLGLVHDHVWGMLKQLQQVEGVEVVGAADPHEALLNRFREQTGAEFATDDYEELLDTQPMDAVLVYGTNRGRGDLVEMAAERGLHIMSEKPMASDLAVADRMLVAARKAGVQLMINWPIAWSPVILCALDLVRQGDIGRVWQMKWRGGHCGPKEFGCDPHFYEWLYDPFENGGGALVDYLGYGANLARLFIGRPTAVIAIAGRLVKQYIAVDDNAVVALEYHDANAVIETTWTEPIPYKPPHDVILYGTEAVLIAGRSAVTRYSKAEPDGRVIEPAPLQAPRRNGPEFFIHSVRTGEPIEGPCSPEVSHNAQEVVEAAKLSVLTGQKIALPLVDHLYA
- a CDS encoding AEC family transporter, whose product is MLEVLTICLPVFAMIGLGALLRRVGFIDDTSHAFLSRFVYLFALPAIIFLHVASSGFRELFVPGVVVTSVLAIAGVLAVFRPFTSRLAAGLRGPVLLSTFFANTAYLGIPLARSAYGSEGLRYAAIVNAFMFPLMVVLSVSLLAGGQAGARWRWRALRAALLNPSIIAALVGVLVSGAVQQFALADLVGRSVLLSAAVDIGVRTLRMLESMSLPLALIAVGASLRLRYVHGHMFLMAACSAGKLLLMPLVALLGCRLLFPGMPGAAVGTTVLLMGSPLAVTSYVLGREMNADGDLIAGLLVVSTITAVLTIPMWLLILP
- the gatA gene encoding Asp-tRNA(Asn)/Glu-tRNA(Gln) amidotransferase subunit GatA — protein: MKDTLPTASLLREQFASGARSAEDIVREHLDRIAEREPRVDAFLTVLDEQARERARTLDARRAAGAPLGMLAGVPVALKDNICTRGVRTTCGAKMLAGFVPPYDAHVVERLLAEDAVIIGKANMDEFAMGSSTENSAFKITKNPWDPARIPGGSSGGSAAAVAAGMAPLALGSDTGGSIRQPAALCGVVGLKPTYGRVSRYGVIAFASSLDQVGPFARTARDAALLLQAIAAPDERDSTCARTEPDDYLAQIDAGVDGMTFGLPREFFLSEGMDPEVSAAVDEARRTFETLGVRFVDISLPHSRIDAQDGLLSSYALATYYVLATAEASSNLARFDGVKYGHRSAGFSDMVDMYAKTREEGFGDEVKRRIMLGTYALSAGYYDAYFLKAARVRRLIKEDFDRAFEQVDVVLGPTAPQRAFHTGERAADPLAMYMSDIFTIPCNLAGICGISVPCGFTRSGLPIGVQLMATHWADATLLRAAHAFQSATDHHLRTP